In a genomic window of Pseudoglutamicibacter albus:
- a CDS encoding GntR family transcriptional regulator, with amino-acid sequence MRASERAYRKLRADITQWRLRPGAVLGEVDLSERLGISRTPVREAISRLVADGLAEPAGGRGFAVSHISEDDVRKLYDLRDVLDTRAAALAAEHVNAAQRANTAAGVSAATFTELAQSFADTAQKLSAEHTAHPGYYELIDQLDAAIDHAADNPYLTQAQASVRLRLARVRRLSTSNPDRLIAAANEHRAISEAIASGSPQLAIATTRVHLSNALKNALASKELTHQAEEKRHLSAAS; translated from the coding sequence ATGCGAGCCAGCGAACGCGCCTACCGGAAACTACGCGCTGACATCACCCAATGGCGGCTACGGCCAGGCGCAGTCCTCGGCGAGGTCGATCTCTCGGAGCGCCTCGGTATATCCCGCACACCGGTTCGCGAGGCGATCTCCCGCCTCGTAGCAGACGGCCTAGCGGAACCCGCTGGCGGGCGCGGATTCGCCGTCTCACACATCTCAGAAGATGACGTACGCAAGCTCTATGACCTACGCGACGTGCTTGACACCCGAGCAGCTGCCCTCGCAGCAGAGCACGTCAACGCCGCGCAACGCGCGAACACGGCGGCGGGTGTTAGCGCTGCAACGTTCACGGAGCTGGCGCAGAGCTTCGCTGACACCGCGCAAAAGCTCAGCGCTGAGCACACCGCCCACCCGGGCTATTACGAGCTCATCGACCAGCTGGATGCCGCGATCGACCACGCGGCCGACAACCCTTATCTAACTCAAGCCCAGGCAAGCGTGCGCTTGCGGCTCGCCCGGGTCCGCAGGCTATCCACATCGAATCCCGATCGCCTCATCGCAGCCGCGAACGAACACCGAGCCATCTCAGAGGCCATCGCGTCCGGCTCACCACAACTAGCGATCGCAACCACGCGCGTCCACCTATCCAATGCGCTCAAGAACGCGTTGGCA